The DNA region ATTTTGGACAGCCTGGCGAATAAGCTGTTGGGATGGACATACCGGCCCGCCACGAGCATCTTTCTCACCTCCTTCCTGGTGGTCTTTGTGATAGTATACTAAATCATACAATCATTGAAAAGCCCTACCTGTTCCCTTAGCATCCTTGACTTCAACCGTTCAGATGTGGTATCAGTATTGCCGGAATCAAAGGAGAGAGGGGGAAAAGATGGGAAGATATGTCATTGGACTTGATTTCGGAACCGAATCTGGCAGAGCCATACTGGTGGATGTTGAAACGGGCAAGGAGATCGCAACCGCTGTCCACAGATACGCAAATGGAGTTATAGATGAAGCATTGCCTGAATCCGATATCAGACTGAAGAGGGAATCGGCGCTGCAAGACCCCGACGATTATATCGAGACGATCAAAGCCGTCATACCGGCGGTCTTGAGGGAATCGGGGATTGAGGCGGAGAAGGTGATCGGGATCGGCGTGGACTTCACCTCCTGTACCATCCTGCCGACCCTCAGGGATGGCACCCCGCTTTGTAAGGTCGAAAGGTTCAAGGATAACCCTCACGCCTGGGTTAAGCTCTGGAAGCATCACGCATCACAGCCTGAGGCCGACAGGATCAATCAACTGGCCGCTGAGAGAAACGAGCGTTTCATGCGTCGGTACAGCCGCATCTCATCCGAATGGATGTTCCCCAAGATCCTCGAGATACTGAACGATTCGCCGGAGATATATGAGGCGGCCGAAAGGATCCTCGAGGCGGGGGATTGGATCGTCTGGGTGCTCACGGGGAGGGAGGTCAGAAGCGCGTGTAACGCCGGATATAAGGCGATGTGGAGCCCGGATGAGGGATATCCGTCTAAGGAGTTCTTCAAGGCGCTCCATCCGATGATGGAAAACGTGGTTGAGGAGAAGCTCTCCGCCCCTGTCCTGCCTCCAGGCAGACGGGCGGGAGGGATAACCGAGAGGATGGCGGAGCTCACGGGCCTCAAGCCCGGCACCTCTGTGGCCGTCTGTACGATAGATGCCCACGCGGGTGTTCCCGGTTCCTCAGTTGTCGAGCCGTATAAGATGGTCATGGTGATGGGCACGTCCACCTGCCACATGATGATGAGCGAGGATGAGGTGATCGTCGAGGGAGTTCGCGGCGTCGTCAAGGACGGAATCGTCGAGGGATACTACGGCTATGAGGCCGGCCAGGCCGCCGTAGGTGATATATTCGCATGGTTCATCGAGAACTGTGTCCCGGCGGATTATAGATCGGAGGCCGAAAGACGGGGTGTAGACCTCCACACCCTCCTCGCCATGAAATCCTCCGCTCAGCGTCCCGGCGAAAGCGGTCTGCTTGCCCTGGACTGGTGGAACGGATGTAGGTTTTTAGAGGACGCGAACTTAAGCGGATTGATCCTGGGTATGAGCCTGAGCACCAAACCGGAGGAGATCTACAGGGCCCTCATAGAGGCGACCGCCTATGGGACGAACATGATAATCGAAGCCTTCGCCAAAGAGGGCGTCCCGGTCGAGGAGCTTTACGCATGTGGGGGATTGACGAAGAACGAGATGCTGATGCAGATCTACGCCGACGTGACGGGCAAGGAGATCAAGATCGCCAGGACCGAATATGCCTCGGCTCTGGGAGCCGCCATATTGGGAGCTATAGCCGCGGGAAGCCGAAACGGCGGCTATGACGATATAAAGGAGGCAGCATCCAAAATGGCCGGCGTCCGATCTGAAACCTATAGGCCCAATGCTGAAAATCACAGGATCTACAGGGACCTCTACGGCGAATACATCAAGCTTCATGAATACTTCAGCCAGATAAACCATTGTATGAAAAAGCTTAAGGGTAAGTCAAGGGGGTAGAGATGTCAAGAGCGGCTTTATTTCTCGCGGCCATGCTGATCACCGCGCTCGCATGGTCCGCCTCTGATGTCAGTCAGATAGAGGTGAAGGGCGAAGCAACGGGCGAATTCACATCACCCTTCATGATACCTCAGGGATTCACCTTCCCCTTCAACTACCATATAACTACACAGGCGGACATATCCATCCTCGACCTGAACGGGACGGAAGTTCAAAGTTTCCAGTTCAAGACTGAAGGAGTCTCGATAGGTGAACATAAGAGCTTTCAGCTTAAAAAGGGGGACTACACCGTCAGGGAACTCTACTCCGTGACGGCATCGCCCGATAACCCCCTGTTCCAGGGACAGGATCTGAAGGGGGAGCCACAGAAATATGAGTGGAGTTTCACCGCCTCCGACGATGGAACCTACGATCTATCCATCAGCGCCGTGCTCACAAAGCTCACCCTAACCGTGAGCGGCGATCTTGAGCTTAAGGAGATCGGCGATCTCGGGGAGAGCATATCCGTTCAGCTCGCCACCACACGCAACGTCGGAGCCGGTGAGAAGATAAAATATACCGCCGGATATATCGCCACCCTTTCCAAAACCTCAACTGTCGAGCTCGTCTCCAAAGGTGAGGGGAAGATAGTCACCTTTATCGTAACGGGGGCCGTTAAGGAGAAGGACGGAACGGTAATCCCGAACGCCGAGGTCACGGTCGAACTTCCATCGAGGTCGCTTTCACAGACCGCTTTGACCGACGATGGGGGGATCTATAAAGCCACCTTCTCCGCCCCTGAGGGAACCGTGCTGGCTGAGCCGGGCGATACCATAAGGGTTTCCTACGGTGATTTCACTCAGAGTTACACGTTGAGTGACGAGGACGTCTCAAGGGCGAGGGCAGTGGTAAACTTGACCCTGGAGAGGGAGCCGCAGATCCTGCTGTTGACCGTCTCCCCCGAGAAGGTCAAAAACGGCGATACGATCAGCATAACGATTATAGGTGACCCTGGATTCACCGTTAAGGTTGATCTTTCAAAACTCGACTCCACAAAGCCCGATCCCATACCGATACCGGAGCTCATCCCAGGTCAGTCAGGGATGTACCTGGGGGAGTTTGAGATCTCGCCCGAAAACTCAAGGGGAAACGGGATCAAGGTCATAAGGTTCGATATAACGGACAAATTCGGCAATTCGACGAGCCGGACGATGAAGGTGGAGCTCGAAAATCCCGCTCCGGCTGAGCCGCCGAAGATAACGGGGACCATCGGGCCGATGAAGCTCATCTCGCCCGCTCCTCTCACCATATGGGCCGAGGTAGGTGGGGATGTGACCTCGGTCAGCGCAACGCTGATATCGCCTTCGGGAGAGAAGAGGAAGATCGAGCTTTCGGACCCCGACGGGGATGGGAGATATGAAGGTGAACTTCCCGAGTTAAACGAAAGTGGCCTTTACACGATAACGATCCTCGCCTCAGGACCCGGCGGAGAAATGATCTCGGACGAGATCAGGATCAACACCGTCCCGTGGGACATCAACTCCGACGGAGGGGTGGACATATTCGATCTAGTGATGATAGGCAAAAACTACGGGCGGAAGGTCTCCTCGCCTCAGGATAACGCCTGGAGTGCGGACGTCAACTCGGACGGCAAGGTGGATATACTCGATCTCGTCCTGGTGGGTAAACATTACGGCGAGCGGCTCGGAGCGGGAGCGCCCCCGCTTGCGATGTATATCCGCATAAGCGGCGGACGTTATTTTCGTAGGATATGGGCGAGGTTAAGGGATGGCGAGCTACACCTGCAGATACCTCTCTGGGCGGTTATAGTGCCGAGCTCATATCGCGATGATGTCTTCGCCCGATCCGGCGTCGCCTGGATAGGAGTATCAGGCGGCACAGCAGCCATAGGGCTTGGCCTGCCGTTCGAAACCCTTAAGCTGCCTTCAACTCTCCGGATCGTAGAGAGGGATCTTATAGGCATAGGAGCAGACGGCGAGCTGGTGGGGATCAGGATTGTCCAAAGCGGTCTGGAGACAAAGGTCCTGCCGAACTATCCGAATCCCTTCAACCCCGAGACATGGGTCCCGTTTGAGCTCAGCGATGAGGCTGAGGTCAGGATACTGATCTACGGGACAAACGGCAGGCTCGTGAGGGAGATAGATCTGGGAAGGCTCCCTCCCGGAAGCTATATCGACAGATCTAAGGCCGTCCGATGGGACGGGAGAAATCAGGAGGGCGAGCCGGTGAGTTCAGGGGTTTACATCTATCGGGTTATACTCGGCGAGAAGGAGTTCACCGGGAAGATGCTCTTGATGAAATAAGGACTCTATGTAGAGGTGATCTTATCCTATAGAGGATTACCTACGTCTCATAGGGATTCTGGAAGATACATATGACGCCGCTTTAATCAAGTTAAGGGAGAACGAGGAGTATACCTCTTGGGAGGGTTTTAAATGGAACAGACGATTGTGATACAAATTCCGCGCCAGTGGCTAAAGGGCATTCCGGAGGAACAGGTCACTCTTCAGCAGATATTCCGACTAGGGCTTTACCAGTATAAAGTGGAGCGAGCCTTATCTCTCTATCAAGCGGGCGTAGGATCTCTGGGTTACATCGCAGAGCAGCTCGGCCTATCCAAGCGAGATCTCATCCGCGAAGCTCGAATGCGAGGCATCGAGCCGGTATCTGACGAGGAAACTGTACAGGAGGAGTTAGCCTGATGTCCGAGGTCGTCATCGCGAATGCCGGACCACTAATGGCCCTTGCAAAGCTGAATTTGCTTCACCTGCTCAAGCAACTTTATGGTCAGGTCCAATTCCCACGATCGGTTTATGAGGAGGCTGTCGTGGAAGGAATACGCCGGGGCTTTGAGGATGCCCATACGCTTCAGCAGTTCCTGAACCAGGAAAATTGGAAACCGATAGAGGTCAAGGATATACCGGACGATATAGCTTCCTCACATCTTGACCGAGGTGAGCGGGAGAGCATAGCCTTTTTATCAGCACCACGGCTAAACGTGAATTCAGAAGATTATCTGACGTATATCGCTTTCCAAGTTAAGAGGAAGCCTCATCTCCGCTTGACAGGATATTGAAGGTTCATGTATATTTACTATCGGCCTGAGGACTCAATGGGGGGAAGTGATCATGCCTAACCCGTTGTCATATCTTACTCCAGCATTGCAAGTTCTGGCGGAGAACGTTAGTATCCTGCCTGTTACTGGAACCGCCGAGCATCAAATGGACAACCTAATTCCTATCCACCAATACCAACCCTTTATACTCTCTATGCCTATGATTTGGAAGGCACGGCGGACAAGCTGGATCTACTTTTCAGCAACGTGGCTGATCCTAGTGGCACGATAGAGGGCATCTACGGCGAGATTATGACCGGCATTATGGGTAATGAACCCGAGTTTCGCAATGTACAAAGTTGGACGGGATTACTGGAGTTCTTACGCCAGAAGCAAAGCGAGAGAGGACGCTGGCGGGGGATGTTTGCCGGCTCGTCTATCGGCGCCTTCCGCCGTCACCTGCGGCGCATCGTAAAGACGCGCCAAACAGGTATCTTCGTAGACGATAGAGCCCGTCACGAGAAATTGCTAAGCGACGAGCTGGTGAATCTCAAAGGCGGTTGGACCTACGTGGTGGACATCGCCAAACTGGCCGACGATGAGCAGACTCTGGTCTTCGGTGACATCCTGCGTACCATCTACGCCCTAAAGGCGGAGGAGGTGGAGGATCGTACCGAGGAAGCTCCCGTGCCGGAGAAGGTGATCATCTTCGTGGATGAGTTAAACAAGTACGCACCTGGAGGCAGCAGAGAGAGCCCTATCACTCAACAGGTATTAGACGTAGCCGAGCGCGGCCGCAGCCTGGGGGTTATCCTCATTTCCGCGCAGCAATTCATGAGCGCCGTTCACAGTCGAGTGACAGGCAATTGCGCTACTAAAGTCATTGGCCGCACCGGCTCATCGGAGCTCAACGCTCCTGATTACCGCTTTCTGGAACAGGACATTCGCATGGCTGTAACCCGTCTGACCAAAGGGGAGCTCTTGATCAGCCATGCCGTCTATCGTCAGCCGGTAAAAATAATCTTCCCACTGCCGGCCTATCGACAGGAGCAGGTATAACATGAATTACACGCCTACCGACTTAGAAGCTTTCGTCCGTCAGCGGGCTCCGGAGATCGCTCGTGATATCCAGGCCGCTGCCCGGCGCTCGGCCAAAGAGGCTGACTTGGTAGCTGAAGTGGAGCGCATTTTGGAACGCTTTGAGCGCAACTTCGACGTAAGCTTACGCTTGGAGCGGGGACGCACGCTGATCAACGGCCGGGCCGATGCGGTTTATAATCGTTTCGTCATAGAGTACGAACCGCCGGGTTCATTGCGTAAAAGCAATAGCTATCGGGCAAACCGACACGCTATCAACCAGGTTAAGCAGTACATGGAGGGCCTGGAACGTCTGGATCGGCATCGTAAGGAACGGCTGGCTGGGGCTGTATTGGACGGTTACTATTTCATCTTCATTCGTTTTCGCGATGGACGCTGGCGGGTGGATGACCCCATACCTGTCTCCGCCCACTCTACAGCGACCTTTCTTCGCTACTTGCTTTCCCTTTCCACCGAGTTAGCTCTAACCCCTGAAAATCTGGTGCGCGATTTCGGCGAGAACACTGTGGTCAGCCGTATGGCCGTATCGGCCCTCTACAACGCCCTGCGCACCACCGGCAATCCCAAGGTTCAAATTCTCTTCCAACAGTGGCGACGCCTATTTAGTGAGATCTGCGGCTATGAGGAAGGCAGTACCCGGTTGAATGTAGCAAAACTGGCGAAGTCATATGGAGTAAAGGACACGAATCCAAACGCCTTACGACTCTTCTTCGCCATTCACACCTATTATGCCGTTTTCATCAAACTACTGGCCGTGCAGGTGGCTCATTATTATCTGATGCCCAAGGTAGGGACGGGACTAGCCCAGATAGCCTCGGCCGATACGGAAAGCCTGCGTTCCTATCTACAAAAGATGGAACAGGGGGGAATCTTCGCCGACTTCGGTATCAAGAACTTCTTAGAGGGAGATTTCTTCGGCTGGTACCTAGATGCCTGGGAACCGGCGATAGAGGATGCCCTGCGACGGATCATCGGCGATCTGGCCAACTACTCGTTGGTGACGTTGGACGTAAATCCAGAGGAGACGCGTGACCTCCTGAAACAGCTCTATCAAAACTTAGTGCCTAAGAAACTACGGCATGATCTAGGTGAGTACTATACGCCTGACTGGCTGGCCGAGCGGTTGTTGAACCAGCTCGGCGTAAACGGCGACCCCCGCAAACGGCTGCTGGATCCAGCCTGTGGCTCCGGCACCTTCCTGGTGCTAACCATCAAGCGGATTAAGAAATACGCCGAGGAGAGGATGCTGCCGGAGGCAGATGTGCTGGACCGGATTCTAGAGAACGTCGTCGGCTTTGACCTGAACCCTCTGGCGGTCATCACCGCCCGCACCAATTATCTGTTGGCATTGGGGGATCTGCTTCCACACCGTCGGGGCGAGATCAGCATCCCCGTCTACCTGACTGACTCCATCATGACGCCACAACCGGGCAAGGAGCTATCCACTTATGCCGGTGTGGAGTTCTCAACCGCTGTGGGCAGATTCGCCGTGCCTCGATCGCTGGTGGATGCTCATTACATCGACCAATTGGCCGACTTGCTGGAGGAGAGCGTAAAAATGAATCTGTCGGCGGCCCAGTTCCGACGCCGGTTGTTACAGACGTTTCCGCTGATCGAGGGACAGGACGAGGCCGAAATCAGCGTTGCCGTGAAGCTGTACGAGAGACTGCTGGATCTAGAGCGTCGGGGGATCAACGGCATCTGGGCGCGTATCATCAAGAACGCCTTCGCACCATTGTTCCAGGGCCGCTTCGACTATGTGGCCGGCAATCCTCCGTGGGTGAACTGGGAGAGCCTGCCAGATGAGTATCGTCAGGAAACGGCATCCCTGTGGGCCGCTCACGAGTTATTCCCTCACAAGGGCTTCGATGCCATTTTGGGCAAGGCCAAAGACGACATCTTCATCCTGATGACCTACGTGGCGCTGGACAAATATGTGAGAGCTGGTGGACGCTTGGGGTTTCTTATCACCCAGAGCGTCTTCAAGACAGCAGGGGCAGGTCAGGGCTTCCGCCGGTTTCGGCTAGGGGATGGCACGCCGCTGGGTGTAATACACGTAGATGACATGGCAGACCTGAAGCCCTTCGAAGGTGCCAGCAATCGCACAGCTATCGTGGTGTTGGAACGAGGTCGGATGACCAGGTATCCGGTGCCCTACACCCATTGGCGCAAGAAGGGAGGTGGCGCTGTTATCCCAGAGGACCTTTCGCTGGAGGAAGTTCAGGAAATAACGGTGCGACGCAATTTCGTGGCTGAACCTGTGGACAAGACCGACCCCACCTCGCCCTGGATTACCGGCCGTCCCCGAGCGCTACAAGCAATAAGGAAAGTGCTGGGAGCGTCGAATTATCGGGCGCGTGCCGGGATATATACTGGCGGTGCCAATGGAGTTTACTGGCTGGAGATCATTGACGAACGTTCTGATGGTCTAGTGATGATTAGTAACATTACGAAAGGAGCGAGACGGAAAGTGGAGAGCGTGCAAGCAGCCATCGAGCCTGATTTGCTTTACCCTTTGCTGAGAGGGCGAGATGTACAACGTTGGGGGGTAACTCCTTCAGCTCATATCCTAGTTACACATGAACCGGGGATGAAGTTGAAAGCAATACCTGAAGACGAGATGGTGGCGCGGTTTCCCAAGACCTATGCT from Candidatus Poribacteria bacterium includes:
- a CDS encoding SAM-dependent DNA methyltransferase, coding for MNYTPTDLEAFVRQRAPEIARDIQAAARRSAKEADLVAEVERILERFERNFDVSLRLERGRTLINGRADAVYNRFVIEYEPPGSLRKSNSYRANRHAINQVKQYMEGLERLDRHRKERLAGAVLDGYYFIFIRFRDGRWRVDDPIPVSAHSTATFLRYLLSLSTELALTPENLVRDFGENTVVSRMAVSALYNALRTTGNPKVQILFQQWRRLFSEICGYEEGSTRLNVAKLAKSYGVKDTNPNALRLFFAIHTYYAVFIKLLAVQVAHYYLMPKVGTGLAQIASADTESLRSYLQKMEQGGIFADFGIKNFLEGDFFGWYLDAWEPAIEDALRRIIGDLANYSLVTLDVNPEETRDLLKQLYQNLVPKKLRHDLGEYYTPDWLAERLLNQLGVNGDPRKRLLDPACGSGTFLVLTIKRIKKYAEERMLPEADVLDRILENVVGFDLNPLAVITARTNYLLALGDLLPHRRGEISIPVYLTDSIMTPQPGKELSTYAGVEFSTAVGRFAVPRSLVDAHYIDQLADLLEESVKMNLSAAQFRRRLLQTFPLIEGQDEAEISVAVKLYERLLDLERRGINGIWARIIKNAFAPLFQGRFDYVAGNPPWVNWESLPDEYRQETASLWAAHELFPHKGFDAILGKAKDDIFILMTYVALDKYVRAGGRLGFLITQSVFKTAGAGQGFRRFRLGDGTPLGVIHVDDMADLKPFEGASNRTAIVVLERGRMTRYPVPYTHWRKKGGGAVIPEDLSLEEVQEITVRRNFVAEPVDKTDPTSPWITGRPRALQAIRKVLGASNYRARAGIYTGGANGVYWLEIIDERSDGLVMISNITKGARRKVESVQAAIEPDLLYPLLRGRDVQRWGVTPSAHILVTHEPGMKLKAIPEDEMVARFPKTYAYLKWFEDDLLERRDRGVRGLIEKGAPFYSMFAVGDYTFAPYKVVWREQAAGLTVAVVEPTETKAVVPDHKLMMVDFQDKEEAHYLCAALNSSPARLVVISYGVSIQMDTHVLENVRVPLFDPDNPTHCQLAVLSVEAHEATAAGDTARVQEIEAEIDRLAAELWGLTEEELRDIQKSLEELG
- a CDS encoding ATP-binding protein, which produces MEGTADKLDLLFSNVADPSGTIEGIYGEIMTGIMGNEPEFRNVQSWTGLLEFLRQKQSERGRWRGMFAGSSIGAFRRHLRRIVKTRQTGIFVDDRARHEKLLSDELVNLKGGWTYVVDIAKLADDEQTLVFGDILRTIYALKAEEVEDRTEEAPVPEKVIIFVDELNKYAPGGSRESPITQQVLDVAERGRSLGVILISAQQFMSAVHSRVTGNCATKVIGRTGSSELNAPDYRFLEQDIRMAVTRLTKGELLISHAVYRQPVKIIFPLPAYRQEQV
- a CDS encoding ribulokinase; translation: MGRYVIGLDFGTESGRAILVDVETGKEIATAVHRYANGVIDEALPESDIRLKRESALQDPDDYIETIKAVIPAVLRESGIEAEKVIGIGVDFTSCTILPTLRDGTPLCKVERFKDNPHAWVKLWKHHASQPEADRINQLAAERNERFMRRYSRISSEWMFPKILEILNDSPEIYEAAERILEAGDWIVWVLTGREVRSACNAGYKAMWSPDEGYPSKEFFKALHPMMENVVEEKLSAPVLPPGRRAGGITERMAELTGLKPGTSVAVCTIDAHAGVPGSSVVEPYKMVMVMGTSTCHMMMSEDEVIVEGVRGVVKDGIVEGYYGYEAGQAAVGDIFAWFIENCVPADYRSEAERRGVDLHTLLAMKSSAQRPGESGLLALDWWNGCRFLEDANLSGLILGMSLSTKPEEIYRALIEATAYGTNMIIEAFAKEGVPVEELYACGGLTKNEMLMQIYADVTGKEIKIARTEYASALGAAILGAIAAGSRNGGYDDIKEAASKMAGVRSETYRPNAENHRIYRDLYGEYIKLHEYFSQINHCMKKLKGKSRG